The following are encoded together in the Candidatus Paceibacterota bacterium genome:
- the sufB gene encoding Fe-S cluster assembly protein SufB — protein sequence MLNSAVQFGPTEELVRHISAVKDEPAWMLDLRLNALRLWQETPMPTWGPDLSGLDFSGMSYFADPLVDEQYSWSGVPKEIKQTFIDLGIPEAEREYLGGVGAQFDSGSVYHHLKATLEAKGVLFENMDTAVEKYPELVREYFMTSCVAIGEHKFAMLHAACWSGGTFIYVPKGVTVELPLQAYFRMNKMHSAQFEHTLIIADEESSITYIEGCSAPQYTASSLHAGCVEIFVKRNAAVRYISVENWSKNTFNLNTKKAIIGADARMTWVGGNMGSKVSMLYPSSVLLGDRGKSEALSVVVAGAGQVQDVGAKVIHIGKDTSSMIRSKSISKDGGISHYRGLVKILPMAIGATTHVQCDGLLLDNNSISSALPVYKIENAHTHAAHEARVGRVDMEALFYAKSRGLSEAEAIRMLVGGFVAPIAAALPLEYAIEFNRLLDLEF from the coding sequence ATGCTAAATAGCGCAGTACAATTTGGTCCAACCGAGGAGTTGGTGCGACATATTTCTGCGGTGAAAGATGAACCAGCTTGGATGCTCGATCTTCGTCTTAACGCACTACGTCTGTGGCAAGAGACTCCAATGCCCACATGGGGGCCTGATCTTTCAGGGCTCGATTTTAGTGGTATGTCGTATTTTGCCGATCCTCTTGTTGATGAGCAGTACTCATGGAGTGGGGTACCTAAGGAGATCAAACAAACATTCATTGACCTCGGTATACCTGAAGCAGAGCGCGAGTACTTGGGTGGTGTTGGGGCGCAGTTCGACTCGGGGTCAGTGTATCACCACTTGAAAGCAACACTTGAGGCAAAGGGGGTGCTATTTGAAAACATGGATACTGCGGTGGAAAAGTATCCAGAACTTGTGCGCGAGTATTTTATGACTTCTTGTGTGGCAATTGGGGAACATAAGTTTGCCATGTTGCATGCCGCTTGCTGGAGTGGTGGGACGTTTATCTACGTCCCCAAAGGAGTCACTGTGGAGTTGCCACTTCAAGCGTATTTCCGCATGAATAAAATGCACTCCGCACAGTTCGAACACACACTCATTATCGCGGATGAGGAGTCGAGTATTACCTATATCGAAGGGTGCTCGGCGCCGCAGTACACCGCATCATCATTGCATGCAGGTTGCGTGGAAATATTTGTGAAGAGGAATGCGGCAGTGCGCTATATCTCTGTGGAGAATTGGTCGAAGAATACGTTTAACCTCAATACGAAGAAAGCGATTATCGGTGCTGATGCCAGGATGACATGGGTAGGCGGGAATATGGGAAGCAAGGTAAGTATGCTCTATCCCTCATCCGTACTCCTCGGCGATCGCGGGAAGAGTGAAGCGCTTAGTGTTGTTGTTGCGGGAGCGGGGCAAGTACAAGATGTGGGCGCAAAGGTGATTCATATTGGTAAGGATACTTCGTCAATGATACGCTCGAAGTCAATTTCCAAAGATGGTGGAATTTCTCATTACCGAGGCTTAGTGAAAATTCTTCCAATGGCAATTGGCGCAACCACTCATGTGCAATGTGATGGGTTACTGCTTGATAACAATTCTATTTCAAGCGCACTTCCTGTGTACAAGATAGAGAACGCACATACCCACGCTGCACACGAGGCGCGCGTTGGTCGTGTTGATATGGAGGCACTTTTTTATGCAAAAAGTAGGGGGCTTAGTGAGGCTGAGGCAATACGTATGCTCGTGGGTGGTTTCGTTGCGCCGATTGCTGCCGCACTCCCTTTGGAGTATGCAATTGAATTCAATAGACTTCTTGATCTGGAGTTTTAA
- a CDS encoding SufD family Fe-S cluster assembly protein, with translation MEQRTQEPAWLTTWRNEARSAAEHLPESVTYEGGIKGVFSHTPSFDGEAPTYRVVSIEKELELYTLKEAYETLGINDLLKGLLGSSLVPLPLIQAEAMARAKIVSGLFCYVQPKIDEVGTFVEQKISLETTLGAKSAADILVVIAKTGARVVIEHSFAGASDSSTLWRTCIVVCEEGAEVRFIDEVDQVSGAIAVDRFGLIGDRAKVDWIENISAPILYRSHMTNMLAGADASAKVEHVLLAQAEAQYDISAQSLLRAEGTRSNIVAIGAVYQRGHIIYQSNSDTGNAAAHAKGEEHAKFLLLDDAARVDVVPLLTVGNSSAQAEHRVVVTHVRDEEMFYASAKGLGVENARLLALEGFFAEAKHSDRLRAKLISLA, from the coding sequence ATGGAACAACGAACACAAGAGCCAGCATGGCTGACTACATGGAGGAACGAGGCAAGGAGTGCTGCAGAGCATCTGCCTGAATCGGTGACGTACGAAGGGGGTATTAAAGGGGTTTTTTCTCATACTCCGAGCTTTGATGGAGAAGCGCCAACCTATCGCGTAGTGAGTATTGAAAAGGAACTTGAGCTCTATACGCTCAAGGAGGCATATGAAACACTCGGAATAAATGATTTGCTTAAGGGCCTTTTGGGAAGCTCGCTGGTTCCATTACCACTTATACAAGCAGAAGCGATGGCGCGCGCGAAGATTGTGAGTGGTCTTTTCTGCTATGTGCAACCGAAGATTGATGAAGTCGGTACTTTTGTGGAGCAAAAGATTTCGCTCGAGACGACGCTCGGTGCAAAAAGCGCAGCAGATATTCTTGTTGTTATTGCAAAGACCGGCGCGCGCGTCGTTATTGAACACAGCTTTGCTGGTGCGTCGGATTCAAGTACGCTTTGGAGGACATGTATCGTGGTATGCGAAGAAGGTGCCGAAGTTCGATTTATCGATGAAGTAGATCAAGTATCGGGTGCAATTGCAGTCGACCGTTTTGGACTTATTGGCGATCGTGCGAAGGTGGATTGGATTGAGAATATATCAGCTCCAATACTTTATCGCTCTCATATGACGAATATGCTTGCAGGTGCTGACGCGAGCGCAAAAGTTGAGCATGTGCTCCTTGCGCAAGCTGAGGCACAATATGATATCAGTGCACAATCATTACTTCGCGCAGAAGGTACAAGAAGTAATATTGTTGCGATTGGGGCAGTGTATCAAAGAGGACATATTATCTATCAAAGTAATAGTGATACGGGCAATGCCGCAGCACATGCAAAGGGGGAGGAGCATGCAAAGTTCCTGCTTCTTGATGATGCTGCGCGTGTTGACGTGGTGCCATTGCTTACGGTAGGGAATAGTTCAGCACAGGCGGAGCATCGTGTGGTGGTAACGCATGTTCGTGATGAGGAAATGTTTTATGCATCAGCAAAAGGTCTTGGTGTAGAAAATGCCCGCCTACTTGCACTCGAGGGATTCTTTGCGGAGGCAAAGCATTCAGATCGATTACGGGCAAAATTAATAAGCCTCGCGTAA
- the sufC gene encoding Fe-S cluster assembly ATPase SufC — MSTLQLSKVSVSAHEKVVVKDFDLTLHLGELYVLMGANGSGKSSLVNGIFGHPKYTLTGGTILLDNEDITQFVTEEKARKGLFLSMQHLPNIAGVTLVNFLHRIAKEVYGNTDSPIAFYDDLVKSADEFGLDKGLLLREVNNGLSGGEKKQAELLQLIALRPQFAFLDEIDAGMDLDVQKKLHRVIDHLRKSGMGIVLVSHHLHILKELAPESVLVMKEGRIVESGGAELVDRILSEGFAGLVE; from the coding sequence ATGTCTACGTTGCAGCTTTCAAAAGTTTCGGTGAGCGCTCATGAGAAGGTGGTGGTCAAAGATTTTGATCTTACGCTCCATCTTGGAGAACTCTATGTGCTGATGGGTGCAAATGGGTCCGGGAAGTCTTCACTTGTGAACGGCATCTTCGGTCACCCTAAATACACTCTAACGGGCGGAACTATTTTGCTTGACAATGAAGACATAACGCAGTTTGTTACTGAGGAAAAAGCACGCAAGGGTTTGTTTCTTTCGATGCAACACCTCCCAAATATTGCAGGTGTAACTCTTGTAAATTTCCTTCACCGTATTGCGAAAGAAGTGTATGGAAATACAGATTCTCCGATTGCGTTTTATGATGACCTCGTGAAGTCCGCAGATGAATTTGGTCTTGATAAGGGGTTATTGCTACGGGAAGTGAATAACGGTCTTTCGGGTGGAGAGAAGAAGCAAGCAGAATTGCTCCAGCTTATTGCACTGCGCCCCCAGTTCGCATTCCTTGATGAGATCGATGCAGGCATGGATCTTGATGTGCAGAAGAAGCTACACAGGGTTATTGATCACTTACGTAAGAGTGGGATGGGTATTGTGCTCGTCTCCCATCACTTGCACATACTCAAGGAACTCGCACCAGAATCCGTACTTGTGATGAAGGAAGGACGTATCGTCGAGTCTGGTGGTGCTGAGCTCGTCGATCGCATCCTGTCCGAAGGTTTTGCGGGGCTTGTCGAGTAA
- a CDS encoding metal-sulfur cluster assembly factor produces the protein MTKDIKIEDIVRVLKRVIDPEMHIDIYSLGLVYDIKQSSAGALVTMTLTTPLCPYADEIVADVKKAVESLGMHVEVKVTFTPPWVPPANLRAIFGV, from the coding sequence ATGACGAAAGATATTAAAATAGAAGACATCGTGCGTGTGCTGAAACGCGTCATCGACCCTGAGATGCATATCGACATTTATTCACTGGGGCTTGTTTATGACATCAAGCAGAGTAGCGCTGGTGCACTCGTCACAATGACGCTCACGACGCCACTTTGTCCCTATGCAGATGAAATTGTTGCCGATGTAAAGAAAGCAGTTGAATCCCTTGGCATGCATGTGGAGGTCAAGGTAACCTTCACTCCTCCTTGGGTGCCGCCCGCAAACCTACGCGCAATTTTTGGCGTATAA
- a CDS encoding thioredoxin domain-containing protein translates to MNNEEHTQPVAHAAPQANPMAIPVAIIIAGGLIAAAVILGGSRDGSPAAVVNAGAGQQQPPAVVVDKAELAIRSDDHIRGNANADVVLLEWSDLECPFCKRHHDSMNQLMKDYEGKVQWVYRSYPLDFHTYSKKESEAAECANEIAGAEGFWKFVDTVFSVSPGNNALDRAKLDPIAKTAGIDAAKFSACLDSGKMAGRVQKDIESGARAGVQGTPFTVAFNKKTGKQTVINGALPLQAIKAQLAQVGL, encoded by the coding sequence ATGAACAACGAAGAACACACACAGCCAGTTGCTCACGCAGCACCACAGGCAAATCCAATGGCGATTCCTGTAGCAATCATCATCGCAGGTGGCCTTATCGCCGCAGCAGTCATCCTCGGAGGATCACGTGATGGAAGCCCAGCCGCAGTTGTAAATGCAGGCGCGGGCCAGCAACAACCACCTGCAGTAGTTGTAGATAAAGCAGAACTCGCAATACGCAGCGATGACCACATTCGTGGCAATGCAAACGCAGATGTCGTCCTCCTTGAATGGTCCGACCTTGAGTGCCCATTCTGTAAGCGACATCATGACAGCATGAATCAGCTCATGAAGGATTACGAGGGCAAGGTACAGTGGGTCTACCGTTCGTACCCTCTCGACTTCCACACCTACTCAAAGAAGGAGTCAGAAGCAGCAGAGTGTGCAAATGAGATTGCAGGAGCAGAAGGATTCTGGAAGTTCGTAGACACTGTATTTTCCGTCAGCCCTGGAAACAATGCCCTCGATCGCGCAAAGCTTGATCCGATTGCAAAGACCGCAGGAATCGACGCAGCAAAGTTCTCTGCATGTCTTGATAGCGGAAAGATGGCAGGACGTGTACAGAAGGACATTGAGAGCGGAGCACGTGCAGGCGTTCAGGGAACACCATTCACCGTCGCTTTCAATAAGAAGACAGGAAAGCAGACCGTCATCAATGGAGCTCTTCCACTTCAGGCAATCAAGGCACAGCTCGCTCAGGTTGGCCTCTAA
- the hisS gene encoding histidine--tRNA ligase: MSDFPKNLLQSPSGFPELLPNEAIAQQKVLDVIRKHYERAGFVPIETPLVEREEVMTAKSEGEISTQMYGLRLMNPAKDSPTDSKDLVLRFDHTVPMARYVAAHQREIAFPFRRYAIGPVFRGERPREGRYRQFIQADIDVIGDGTLDTLHDAEVLSVIANILTELSIGDFTIRIGNRKILQGILAGAGLDDSKITEALLVIDRIEKVSHEDSIHALKNCGMNITVAERTLSLLTDTRSTDEQLLSLRAQQLGTQFTKGLEEIEQMIIGLRALGVSERHFCIDLSIARGLAYYTGNVFETRLDNHADIGSIASGGRYDNLAGSFIDRQLPGVGVSIGVSRLLPRLIKTGLIKADTSAIAPVIITTAMPLATHGNIYLKQAALLRAANIPTEVYLTDRALGKELEYANKRGFQVALITGEQELTKETIIVRNLISGDQIEVHERALIETIQSMLA; encoded by the coding sequence ATGTCAGATTTTCCAAAGAATCTTCTGCAAAGCCCAAGTGGTTTTCCTGAACTGCTCCCCAACGAAGCAATCGCGCAACAAAAAGTGCTCGATGTAATTCGCAAGCACTACGAGCGCGCAGGCTTTGTCCCTATTGAAACTCCGCTTGTCGAAAGAGAGGAAGTAATGACTGCGAAATCAGAAGGTGAGATCAGTACACAGATGTATGGACTCCGCCTTATGAATCCGGCAAAAGATTCCCCTACTGATAGCAAAGATCTTGTCTTACGCTTCGACCATACCGTACCTATGGCACGCTATGTTGCAGCACACCAACGAGAGATTGCATTTCCTTTCCGTCGCTATGCTATTGGACCAGTCTTCCGTGGCGAGCGACCTCGTGAAGGACGTTATCGTCAATTCATCCAAGCAGATATCGATGTCATTGGAGATGGCACTCTCGACACGCTCCATGACGCAGAGGTGCTTTCGGTAATAGCGAATATTCTTACCGAACTTTCAATCGGAGACTTCACGATACGTATCGGTAATCGTAAAATTCTTCAGGGCATTCTTGCGGGTGCAGGACTCGATGATTCAAAAATCACCGAAGCTCTGCTTGTAATCGATCGCATTGAAAAGGTGTCTCATGAAGACTCAATCCACGCACTCAAAAACTGTGGGATGAACATCACTGTAGCAGAGCGCACACTTTCCCTGCTTACAGACACGCGAAGTACTGATGAGCAACTCCTCAGTTTAAGGGCACAGCAACTAGGAACTCAATTCACGAAAGGACTTGAGGAAATTGAACAAATGATTATCGGACTCCGCGCACTGGGAGTCTCCGAGCGTCATTTCTGTATCGATCTGTCAATCGCTCGAGGACTCGCCTATTACACAGGAAATGTTTTTGAAACAAGACTTGATAATCATGCAGACATCGGAAGCATTGCCTCAGGTGGTCGTTACGACAACCTCGCCGGTAGCTTCATTGATCGACAGCTCCCCGGAGTTGGTGTCTCTATCGGTGTCTCACGACTCCTTCCTCGCCTCATCAAAACTGGACTCATCAAGGCAGATACTTCAGCGATAGCACCGGTCATCATCACCACGGCAATGCCACTTGCGACCCATGGAAACATATATTTGAAGCAAGCAGCGCTCCTGCGTGCGGCGAATATTCCGACCGAAGTCTATCTCACTGACCGTGCACTCGGAAAGGAGCTTGAATATGCAAATAAACGCGGATTTCAAGTCGCACTCATTACCGGAGAACAGGAACTTACAAAGGAAACAATTATTGTCCGTAACCTTATTTCCGGCGATCAAATCGAAGTCCACGAACGAGCACTTATAGAAACCATTCAATCAATGCTTGCTTAA
- the yihA gene encoding ribosome biogenesis GTP-binding protein YihA/YsxC, which yields MKTPPKQDKPHVPYHLRNYGKVGPSGSMKQGDGREGVRVRFTRGIHGTDDILSMPYPQIAFVGRSNVGKSSIINALLGGVFARVSATPGKTQEINFYTVDDRLFVVDLPGYGYAKLPIPIAEKIRKHILWYLGSDEVRPKVVLLILDARVGVTDADRELIKVVEAEKHPLLVVLNKWDKLNQSEAVHAMRNFKAEFPHLEVMPVSAEKKYNVPALFERLELKK from the coding sequence ATGAAAACTCCTCCCAAGCAAGATAAGCCACACGTGCCTTATCATCTACGCAATTACGGAAAAGTTGGTCCATCAGGCTCAATGAAGCAGGGTGATGGTCGTGAGGGTGTCCGCGTACGATTCACTCGTGGTATTCACGGTACTGATGATATTTTGAGCATGCCCTATCCACAGATAGCTTTTGTTGGCCGCTCAAATGTCGGAAAGTCTTCAATCATTAATGCTCTGCTTGGGGGCGTCTTTGCACGCGTTTCTGCGACACCAGGAAAGACTCAGGAGATCAACTTCTACACAGTAGATGACCGCCTCTTCGTTGTAGACCTTCCAGGCTATGGATATGCAAAACTTCCAATCCCGATTGCTGAGAAAATTCGTAAGCATATTCTTTGGTACCTAGGGAGCGATGAAGTCCGTCCAAAGGTCGTCTTGCTCATTCTCGATGCGCGTGTTGGGGTGACTGATGCGGACCGCGAGCTTATCAAGGTCGTTGAGGCAGAAAAGCATCCATTGCTTGTCGTGCTCAATAAGTGGGACAAACTCAATCAGTCTGAGGCGGTGCACGCAATGCGTAATTTTAAAGCTGAATTTCCACATCTCGAGGTGATGCCTGTTTCTGCGGAAAAGAAGTATAATGTTCCCGCACTTTTCGAGCGTCTCGAGCTCAAGAAATAG
- a CDS encoding DJ-1/PfpI family protein, translating into MATIALIIAEEGFQTKEYNDTKHMLESAGHKVITVSVHGGVAISNINEHIAVDMSLSELQLESIDGVYLIGGPGALRALDNPEMYKFLASVRDLPGMAYGSICVSTRVLAKAHVLEGQKATGWNGDRQLGDILSAGGATYIPQPVVEDGRVITADGPISAAGFGTAIAKRFKTS; encoded by the coding sequence ATGGCAACTATAGCACTCATCATTGCAGAGGAAGGTTTTCAGACAAAGGAATATAATGATACGAAGCATATGCTCGAAAGCGCAGGGCATAAGGTTATCACTGTATCCGTGCATGGGGGAGTGGCAATCTCAAATATCAACGAGCACATTGCGGTCGATATGAGTCTTTCAGAGCTTCAGCTCGAAAGCATTGATGGTGTGTATTTGATTGGGGGTCCAGGTGCATTACGTGCTCTCGATAATCCTGAGATGTATAAATTCCTTGCATCGGTACGCGACCTTCCTGGGATGGCATATGGTTCTATCTGTGTATCGACGAGAGTGCTCGCAAAAGCACATGTACTTGAAGGTCAGAAGGCCACAGGATGGAATGGTGACCGACAACTCGGAGATATTCTTTCTGCAGGAGGTGCCACCTACATCCCACAACCAGTTGTCGAAGATGGCCGTGTTATCACCGCCGATGGTCCTATCTCTGCCGCAGGCTTCGGCACCGCTATAGCGAAGCGTTTCAAGACTTCATAA
- a CDS encoding RNA-binding protein, protein MAIKLYVGGLPYSTTDTELKDAFAAAGTVTSASIVTDRETRRSRGFGFVEMDTEEMANAAIDMFHDKEFGGRRLTVNIARPKEDRPQREFRPRQQW, encoded by the coding sequence ATGGCAATAAAGCTTTACGTCGGTGGTCTCCCATATTCTACAACAGATACGGAGCTCAAGGACGCGTTCGCTGCTGCTGGTACTGTAACGTCAGCTTCTATAGTGACAGATCGCGAAACTCGCCGCTCACGCGGATTCGGTTTCGTAGAGATGGACACTGAGGAGATGGCAAATGCAGCTATCGACATGTTTCATGACAAGGAGTTCGGTGGTCGCCGTCTTACGGTGAACATCGCTCGCCCAAAGGAGGATCGCCCACAGCGCGAGTTCCGCCCACGTCAGCAGTGGTAA
- a CDS encoding DEAD/DEAH box helicase, with the protein MRIKKFGAKSPRSGRPLHPSAPKSSRNRNRSERAQEESPRSRARSTAPKTGGYRGHAAAPATRERSFGRDESRGGYRGHSAAPASGRTPHAEHSTRGGYRGASAAPSRAPARSFGRPSFGSRSGGSRNGGGRGRGFNKNIIDEARFINKATKSEQESYDAKHVFNDFGIHEKLAANLAAKGFVKPSAIQDQAIPVVLTGKDIIGIAATGTGKTAAFLIPLINKLVANPNQKILVLSPTRELATQIEDAFQDFTKGMNLFSVTCVGGAPIYRQIRELRQGVHAVIGTPGRVKDLMLQGKINMKGYTSVVLDEADRMLDMGFIDDMRFILGEMPEDRQSLFFSATFSDEIRALCRKFLKDPTTIAIKSRDTASAVEQNIVRVRDEADKIEKLSDILNGDNANKVLIFREMKRHVDGLAETLNKRGFRVLALHGDMRNRERERAVQALASGTVQAVIATDVAARGIDIADITMVVNYDLPNDYDTYVHRIGRTGRASKSGHALTFVPERKQWR; encoded by the coding sequence ATGCGTATCAAAAAATTCGGAGCAAAGTCTCCGCGCAGTGGTCGCCCACTGCATCCTTCGGCACCAAAGTCTTCACGTAATCGCAATCGTAGCGAACGCGCACAAGAGGAATCTCCTCGCAGCCGCGCACGCAGCACAGCACCAAAAACAGGGGGCTATCGTGGTCATGCAGCAGCACCCGCAACGCGCGAGCGCTCTTTTGGACGTGATGAGTCTCGCGGTGGTTACCGTGGTCACTCCGCAGCACCAGCATCAGGTCGTACGCCACACGCAGAGCACAGTACTCGTGGTGGTTACCGTGGTGCATCAGCTGCACCAAGCCGTGCACCCGCACGCTCATTCGGGCGTCCATCATTTGGTTCTCGCTCCGGCGGATCGCGAAATGGTGGTGGTCGCGGACGTGGCTTCAATAAGAATATCATCGATGAGGCACGCTTCATCAACAAGGCAACGAAGAGCGAACAGGAATCATATGATGCAAAGCATGTCTTCAATGACTTTGGAATTCACGAGAAGCTTGCCGCAAATCTAGCGGCAAAGGGTTTTGTAAAGCCATCTGCAATTCAAGACCAGGCTATCCCTGTAGTTCTTACCGGCAAAGACATCATCGGTATTGCTGCAACAGGAACAGGAAAGACCGCAGCATTCCTCATCCCCCTCATCAACAAGCTCGTTGCAAATCCTAATCAGAAAATCCTTGTCCTCTCTCCTACACGCGAACTCGCGACGCAGATCGAGGATGCTTTCCAAGACTTCACAAAGGGAATGAATCTTTTCTCAGTGACGTGTGTCGGCGGCGCTCCTATCTATCGTCAGATCCGTGAACTTCGCCAAGGAGTACATGCGGTCATCGGTACGCCAGGTCGTGTCAAAGACCTTATGCTCCAGGGAAAGATCAACATGAAGGGTTATACGTCGGTCGTCCTCGATGAGGCAGACCGTATGCTCGACATGGGTTTCATTGATGATATGCGCTTCATCCTCGGCGAAATGCCGGAGGATCGCCAGAGTCTTTTCTTCTCAGCGACATTCTCTGATGAGATTCGTGCACTTTGCCGTAAGTTCCTCAAGGATCCTACAACGATCGCAATCAAGTCTCGTGACACTGCAAGCGCAGTGGAACAGAACATCGTGCGCGTACGTGACGAAGCGGACAAAATCGAGAAGCTCTCGGATATCTTGAATGGAGACAATGCGAATAAGGTACTTATCTTCCGCGAAATGAAGCGTCACGTTGATGGCCTTGCAGAGACACTCAATAAGCGTGGATTCCGTGTACTCGCACTCCATGGAGACATGCGTAATCGTGAGCGTGAGCGTGCTGTGCAGGCACTCGCCTCAGGTACAGTGCAGGCGGTCATTGCAACTGATGTTGCGGCTCGCGGTATCGATATCGCCGATATCACCATGGTCGTAAACTACGACCTTCCAAATGACTATGACACTTATGTGCACCGCATCGGTCGTACTGGTCGTGCAAGCAAGAGTGGACATGCGCTCACCTTCGTCCCCGAGAGGAAGCAGTGGCGTTAA
- a CDS encoding DUF167 family protein, producing MEIRVKITPNVKKESVEVLPDGRYHVAVKADRKDGLANDRMRSLLAVHFNVPISSVNLIAGHTSPTKTVRINGIK from the coding sequence ATGGAAATTCGCGTGAAGATAACTCCAAACGTAAAAAAGGAATCGGTGGAAGTGCTTCCTGACGGGCGTTATCATGTTGCTGTGAAAGCTGACCGCAAAGACGGGCTTGCAAACGATCGCATGAGAAGTTTATTGGCGGTACATTTCAATGTTCCCATCTCCTCCGTCAATCTTATTGCAGGACATACGAGCCCCACAAAGACTGTGAGGATTAATGGCATTAAATAG
- a CDS encoding thioredoxin family protein, with amino-acid sequence MSKIEMQVLTASGCTHCHHFLKFWNAESASWENITLREIDILDREGQQMVAKHHIFSLPGVVIQNRLISTGEVDVPRFREALSAIAA; translated from the coding sequence ATGAGTAAAATTGAAATGCAGGTACTTACCGCATCGGGTTGTACGCATTGTCATCATTTTTTGAAATTCTGGAATGCTGAGTCTGCATCCTGGGAAAACATAACGCTTCGTGAAATCGACATACTTGATAGAGAAGGGCAGCAGATGGTGGCGAAGCATCATATTTTTTCTCTTCCTGGTGTGGTGATACAGAATAGATTAATTTCGACGGGAGAAGTTGATGTTCCTCGTTTTCGTGAAGCATTGAGTGCGATCGCTGCTTAG
- a CDS encoding NUDIX hydrolase has translation MIHIAGGIIYNPNFGVVVVNQNNNSWSLPKGHVERGEEPKDAAIREIWEETGIPTEKLHFLAPLGFYERMRTKLNSDDPDELRTITMYLFRTDAEKLNPHDPANPEARWVPLHDVAALLTHPKDKEFFEKSAPLILKYAARANTDNQ, from the coding sequence ATGATTCACATTGCTGGAGGTATAATTTACAACCCAAATTTTGGCGTTGTCGTGGTCAATCAAAACAATAACTCTTGGTCACTCCCCAAAGGGCATGTTGAGCGTGGAGAGGAGCCGAAAGATGCTGCTATCCGCGAGATTTGGGAAGAAACAGGCATTCCTACAGAGAAGCTGCATTTCCTGGCACCACTAGGTTTCTATGAACGTATGCGCACAAAGCTAAATAGTGATGATCCTGATGAATTGCGTACGATCACTATGTATCTCTTCCGCACTGACGCTGAGAAACTGAATCCTCACGATCCTGCCAATCCAGAAGCGCGCTGGGTCCCTCTACATGATGTAGCGGCGCTTCTTACTCACCCGAAAGACAAGGAGTTCTTTGAAAAGAGCGCTCCCCTTATTCTGAAGTATGCAGCAAGAGCAAACACCGACAATCAATAA